One segment of Patescibacteria group bacterium DNA contains the following:
- a CDS encoding DNA-directed RNA polymerase subunit beta — MSNKNNLNVVNGRVNFAPLTKNLFQAPDLIELQKWSYDWFWKVGLRELLDEFSPITDFIGRDLEVYFMNYYMDEPKFDEVASKEKNITYEAPLRVNVKLVNKKTGQSMEQEIYLGDYPLMTDRGTFIVNGIERVVVSQLVRSAGVFFTSTPAVDRKLYGAKVIPNRGSWLEFETDLNKVLWVKIDRKRKVAATALLRAFGFSSNEEILGQFTDFEGAEEFIEATIKKDVSENEAEGLIEVYKRIRPGDLAAPDNAKQLIDNMFFNFSRYDFGSVGRYKMNQRFESDREINKESRVLLKEDIINILKEIMRLTLTQEQADDIDHLGNRRVKAVGELVQAKFRIGLARMERIIKDRMSTLDVTTLNPSKLINARPLMSVVKEFFMSSQLSQFMDQVNPLAELEHKRRISALGPGGLSRERAGFEVRDVHPTHYGRICPIATPEGPNIGLVGHLAGYCRINEYGFIEAPYYKVAHTLVNDGKAAVGEIAQVDLKDGSGSVAVKAGEKISKEIAKVLAENAELKKISVKPRVTDEIKYIDAFEESRSTTTPYNTELDEGGYFKSDKVEARVKLNPTVAPTNQVDYMDVSSNQIVSIATSCIPFLEHDDAVRALMGTNMQRQAVCVVRPQAPLIGTGLERIAARDSGHVALAKEDGKVIGLHGDKIEILNKNNKIDTYRLTKYTRSNASTCINQKPIVSIDQEIKKGDVLADGPGTDQGELSLGQNVLVAFMPWQGYNYEDAIILSEKLVQKDRYSSIHIENYTCEVRETKLGPEIVTSDIPNISEEKLKDLDEEGIVRIGATVKSGDILCGKITPKGETELSAEEKLLRAIFGEKARDVRDSSLYLEHGSSGKVIDIKIFSRENGDKMSAGMIKMVQVTVASLRKVQVGDKMAGRHGNKGVISKVVPVEDMPHLADGTPVDIILSPLGVVSRMNLGQILETHLGLAAKALGYKVATNVFNGATEDNIREQLKAAGYPEDGRIQLYDGRTGESFAKKSTVGMVYMLKLNHLVEDKIHARSIGPYSLITQQPLGGKAQFGGQRFGEMEVWALEAYGAAATLQEILTIKSDDVVGRSKTYENIIKGEPITNLYIPESFNVLIRELKGLALNVELLENNKPIRNADDKIESGMIKDDEEIDA, encoded by the coding sequence ATGTCTAATAAAAATAATTTGAACGTGGTTAACGGTCGAGTTAATTTTGCGCCTCTAACAAAAAATTTGTTTCAGGCGCCTGATTTGATTGAATTGCAGAAATGGTCTTATGACTGGTTCTGGAAAGTTGGTTTGCGCGAGCTTTTGGATGAATTTTCACCGATTACCGACTTTATCGGCCGAGATTTAGAGGTGTATTTCATGAATTATTACATGGATGAACCCAAATTTGATGAAGTGGCCTCCAAGGAGAAGAATATTACTTATGAAGCGCCATTACGCGTTAATGTTAAGTTGGTTAATAAAAAGACCGGCCAAAGCATGGAACAGGAGATTTATTTGGGCGATTATCCTTTGATGACCGATCGCGGTACGTTTATCGTTAATGGTATTGAGCGTGTCGTTGTTTCTCAATTAGTCCGATCGGCCGGTGTTTTCTTTACTTCCACTCCGGCAGTTGATCGCAAATTATACGGTGCTAAAGTCATTCCTAATCGCGGTTCTTGGCTGGAGTTTGAAACTGATTTGAATAAAGTGCTTTGGGTTAAGATTGACCGCAAAAGAAAAGTAGCCGCAACCGCTTTGTTGCGCGCTTTCGGTTTTTCCAGCAATGAAGAAATACTTGGCCAATTCACTGATTTTGAAGGCGCCGAAGAGTTTATTGAGGCGACCATCAAGAAAGACGTCTCAGAAAATGAAGCCGAAGGCTTGATTGAAGTCTATAAGCGTATTCGTCCGGGAGATCTGGCTGCGCCCGATAATGCCAAACAGTTGATTGATAACATGTTTTTTAATTTTTCGCGTTACGATTTCGGTTCAGTGGGTCGCTATAAGATGAATCAGCGTTTTGAAAGCGATCGCGAAATCAATAAAGAGAGCAGAGTCTTGCTGAAAGAAGATATTATTAATATTTTGAAAGAAATCATGCGCCTGACTTTGACTCAGGAGCAAGCTGATGATATTGATCATCTGGGAAATCGCCGGGTTAAGGCCGTAGGCGAATTAGTCCAGGCTAAGTTCCGCATCGGTTTAGCTAGAATGGAGAGGATCATTAAAGATCGCATGTCCACTTTGGATGTTACCACCTTAAACCCGTCAAAATTAATCAACGCGCGACCATTAATGTCGGTGGTCAAGGAATTTTTCATGTCTTCCCAGCTGTCGCAGTTTATGGATCAGGTCAATCCTTTGGCCGAGCTGGAGCATAAACGCAGAATCTCGGCGCTTGGTCCGGGCGGCTTATCCCGCGAACGCGCCGGTTTTGAAGTGCGCGACGTACACCCGACTCATTATGGCAGAATCTGCCCGATTGCCACTCCGGAAGGTCCCAATATCGGTTTGGTCGGCCATTTGGCCGGTTATTGCCGTATTAACGAATATGGTTTTATTGAAGCCCCTTATTATAAAGTGGCCCATACTTTGGTTAATGATGGCAAGGCCGCTGTCGGCGAAATCGCCCAAGTTGATCTGAAAGACGGAAGCGGTTCGGTCGCAGTCAAGGCCGGAGAGAAAATTTCTAAAGAAATCGCCAAGGTTTTGGCAGAAAACGCCGAATTGAAAAAGATCAGCGTTAAGCCGCGCGTGACCGATGAAATTAAATATATTGATGCTTTTGAGGAATCTCGTTCCACTACCACTCCGTATAATACGGAATTGGATGAAGGGGGATATTTTAAATCTGATAAAGTGGAGGCTCGCGTTAAATTGAATCCGACTGTCGCTCCCACCAATCAAGTTGATTATATGGACGTGTCGTCCAACCAGATTGTTTCTATTGCCACTTCTTGTATTCCGTTTTTGGAACATGATGACGCTGTCCGCGCGTTGATGGGTACGAACATGCAACGCCAAGCTGTTTGCGTGGTCAGGCCGCAAGCGCCTCTGATCGGCACCGGACTGGAGCGCATCGCCGCTCGCGATTCCGGCCATGTGGCTTTAGCCAAAGAAGACGGCAAAGTCATCGGTTTGCATGGCGACAAGATTGAAATTTTGAATAAAAATAATAAAATAGATACTTACCGTTTGACCAAATATACCCGCTCTAATGCTTCCACCTGCATTAACCAGAAGCCGATTGTCAGTATTGATCAGGAAATTAAGAAGGGTGATGTTTTGGCTGACGGGCCCGGCACCGATCAGGGAGAACTGTCTTTGGGTCAGAATGTTTTGGTCGCTTTCATGCCGTGGCAGGGATATAACTATGAAGACGCGATTATCCTGTCGGAAAAATTAGTGCAGAAGGATCGTTATTCTTCGATTCATATTGAAAATTATACTTGCGAAGTGCGTGAGACTAAACTGGGTCCGGAAATCGTTACTTCCGATATTCCTAATATTAGTGAAGAAAAGTTAAAAGATTTGGATGAGGAAGGAATTGTGCGCATCGGCGCCACCGTCAAGTCCGGCGATATTCTGTGCGGTAAGATTACGCCAAAGGGCGAAACCGAACTGTCGGCCGAAGAGAAATTGTTGCGCGCCATTTTTGGTGAAAAAGCTCGAGACGTCCGCGATTCTTCTTTATACTTGGAGCATGGTTCTTCCGGCAAGGTGATTGATATCAAGATTTTCTCCCGCGAGAACGGCGATAAGATGTCAGCCGGCATGATTAAGATGGTTCAGGTGACTGTCGCTTCTTTGCGCAAGGTGCAAGTCGGCGATAAAATGGCCGGCCGTCACGGCAATAAGGGTGTTATTTCCAAGGTTGTGCCCGTAGAAGATATGCCGCATTTGGCTGATGGCACACCGGTTGATATTATCCTGTCTCCCTTAGGCGTTGTTTCCCGTATGAACCTGGGACAGATTTTGGAGACTCATTTGGGTCTGGCCGCCAAAGCTTTGGGTTATAAAGTGGCGACCAACGTCTTTAATGGCGCGACCGAAGATAATATCCGTGAACAGCTTAAAGCCGCTGGTTATCCGGAAGATGGGCGTATTCAATTGTATGATGGCCGTACCGGTGAATCCTTTGCCAAGAAATCAACTGTCGGCATGGTGTATATGTTGAAGTTGAATCATTTGGTGGAAGATAAGATTCATGCTCGTTCTATCGGCCCTTATTCCTTGATTACTCAACAGCCTTTGGGCGGTAAAGCGCAATTCGGCGGACAAAGATTCGGCGAAATGGAAGTGTGGGCGCTGGAAGCCTATGGCGCCGCCGCGACCTTGCAGGAGATTTTAACCATCAAATCCGATGATGTGGTCGGCCGCAGCAAGACTTACGAAAACATCATCAAGGGTGAACCTATTACTAACTTATATATTCCGGAATCGTTTAACGTTTTGATTCGTGAACTTAAGGGATTGGCGCTTAATGTGGAATTGTTGGAAAATAATAAGCCGATCAGGAACGCTGATGATAAGATCGAGTCCGGCATGATAAAAGACGATGAGGAAATAGACGCTTAA
- the ruvA gene encoding Holliday junction branch migration protein RuvA, translated as MIAYLKGQVRLKSNQLKRENFAVIDVSGVGYKVYVLDRLLNDLAIGQTAEAFIYTQVAEGVLDLYGFATHEELEFFELLLSLSGIGPRSALDILRKAKIDDIITAVQSGNHEILAKVSGIGPKTAEKIVTGLKDKLGGTMTGAAASWNDSFGDALEALVSLGYSAGQAREALSQCQSLDAGDKIKEALKILGR; from the coding sequence ATGATTGCTTATCTTAAAGGCCAAGTCCGCTTAAAATCCAATCAGCTGAAGAGGGAAAACTTCGCGGTGATTGATGTTAGCGGGGTCGGCTATAAAGTTTATGTTTTGGACAGATTATTGAATGATTTAGCTATCGGCCAGACGGCAGAAGCTTTTATTTATACGCAAGTGGCCGAAGGCGTGTTGGATTTGTACGGCTTTGCCACTCACGAGGAATTGGAATTTTTTGAGTTACTGCTATCCTTATCCGGCATCGGCCCCAGAAGCGCTTTGGATATTCTGCGTAAAGCTAAGATCGATGATATTATTACCGCCGTGCAAAGCGGTAATCACGAGATTCTGGCTAAAGTTTCCGGCATCGGTCCTAAGACCGCGGAAAAAATCGTAACAGGACTTAAGGATAAATTGGGCGGAACAATGACTGGCGCCGCCGCCTCTTGGAATGATAGCTTTGGCGACGCCCTGGAAGCGCTGGTGTCCTTGGGTTATTCGGCCGGCCAGGCGCGCGAGGCGCTTAGCCAGTGCCAATCGTTGGACGCCGGTGATAAGATTAAGGAAGCGTTGAAGATTTTGGGAAGATAA
- a CDS encoding UDP-N-acetylmuramoyl-L-alanyl-D-glutamate--2,6-diaminopimelate ligase yields the protein MLAKIKKVIPVSWLNTYHKCLALLANIIYGRPSEKMIVIGVTGTNGKSSTVSLIAEILEGAGYKVGAASTTLFKIADKEKLNDKKMTMLGRLALQRLLSQMVSAGCQYAVIETSSQGIEQYRHLGIHYDVCVFTNLTPEHIEAHGGFENYKNAKLKLFQHLEDSPVKIIAGRKITKAIIANGDDGYAKEFLNFQVDKKTIFGLADSNQIKAENVSYQPNGVGFTVGDEKFDLKLFGRFNIYNSLAAIAVAQSQGVALAQCRGSLEQVAGVPGRMEFIAVGQPFKVLVDYAPEPESMRQLFATVKDHQLVGTDNKIIHVFGSCGGGRDISRRPILGELSAKNSDVCVITNEDPYDDDPQMIIDQVAEGASKSGKLEGENLFRILDRREAIKFALDLAQAGDLVLLTGKGSEQAICVANGRKLKWDERGVVRELLKQL from the coding sequence ATGTTAGCTAAAATAAAAAAAGTCATTCCTGTATCCTGGCTGAATACTTACCATAAGTGTTTGGCGCTTTTGGCCAATATTATTTATGGCCGGCCGTCGGAAAAAATGATCGTTATCGGGGTAACCGGCACTAATGGCAAATCCAGCACAGTCAGTCTGATCGCTGAAATTCTTGAAGGCGCCGGTTATAAAGTCGGTGCCGCTTCTACGACCTTGTTTAAAATTGCTGATAAGGAGAAGCTGAATGATAAAAAAATGACTATGTTGGGGCGGTTGGCCTTGCAAAGACTGCTTTCTCAGATGGTTTCCGCCGGTTGTCAGTATGCCGTGATTGAAACCTCCTCCCAGGGTATTGAGCAGTATCGCCATTTAGGGATTCACTATGACGTTTGCGTTTTTACCAATTTGACACCGGAGCATATTGAAGCGCATGGCGGATTTGAAAATTACAAAAACGCCAAATTAAAGCTGTTCCAGCATTTGGAGGATTCTCCGGTTAAAATAATCGCCGGACGAAAAATAACTAAAGCCATAATCGCTAACGGCGATGACGGTTATGCCAAAGAATTTTTGAATTTTCAAGTTGATAAAAAAACTATTTTTGGTTTAGCTGACAGCAACCAAATCAAAGCGGAAAATGTTTCTTATCAGCCCAATGGTGTCGGTTTTACTGTCGGAGATGAAAAATTCGATCTTAAGCTGTTCGGCAGATTCAATATTTATAATTCTTTGGCGGCGATTGCCGTGGCGCAGTCGCAGGGAGTGGCTCTCGCGCAATGCCGGGGATCTCTGGAGCAAGTTGCTGGCGTGCCCGGCCGAATGGAGTTTATCGCTGTTGGCCAGCCGTTTAAGGTTTTGGTTGATTATGCGCCGGAACCGGAATCGATGCGGCAATTGTTCGCCACCGTCAAAGACCATCAATTAGTCGGTACTGACAACAAAATAATCCATGTTTTTGGTTCTTGTGGCGGGGGCCGGGATATTAGTCGTCGTCCGATTTTGGGAGAATTGTCGGCAAAGAATTCCGACGTTTGCGTGATAACTAATGAGGATCCTTACGATGATGATCCGCAGATGATTATTGATCAGGTGGCCGAGGGCGCCAGTAAGTCCGGCAAGCTTGAGGGCGAAAATTTGTTTAGGATTTTGGATCGGCGCGAGGCTATCAAGTTCGCCTTGGATCTGGCCCAGGCTGGCGATTTGGTTCTTTTGACCGGCAAGGGTTCGGAGCAGGCGATTTGTGTTGCTAACGGCCGTAAGTTGAAATGGGATGAACGGGGAGTGGTCAGGGAATTGCTTAAACAACTTTAA